From a region of the Rhodococcus opacus B4 genome:
- a CDS encoding Pls/PosA family non-ribosomal peptide synthetase — protein sequence MSAPTRLDPFTAGDLAPAQRTLIDILTDTAGHHPDAPAIDDGEVALSYGELIERITAGARDLAARGVQPGDRVGIRMPSGSRELYLAILSVLAAGAAYVPVDADDPPERAELVFGESAVTAVVTADGIDTATGIQLSDLGAVEFQAPEPSDDAWIIFTSGSTGTPKGVAVTHRNAAAFVDAEARLFVRDAPLGPGDRVLAGLSVAFDASCEEMWLAWRHGACLVPAPRSLVRTGMDLGPWLVSRAITVVSTVPTLAALWPPEALDSVRLLIFGGEACPPELAQRLAVDGREVWNTYGPTEATVVACAARMTGTGPVRIGLPLDGWDLAVVGAGGRPVAEGEIGELVIGGVGLARYLDPAKDAEKYAPMPSLGWDRAYRSGDLVRLDRAGLVFQGRADDQVKLGGRRIELGEVDAALQALPGVAGAAAAVRSTESGTALLIGYLAAPPEFDLNQARTHLAERLPAALVPRLTRVDELPTRTSGKVDRNALPWPLPGTETPDAQELGLGGTAGWIAGLWTRILGAAVGGADDDFFAIGGGSLSAAQLVSALRERFPEVTVAQLYDHPRLGSLAEFLDELAPTVAATPRVVAPTPRRIQWAQIAATVPLTTLTGLQWVTWLAVANNILAWFVSVSWAPTLSWWPVLVMFALFITPVGRMVIAATGARVLLRTLRPGTYPRGGSEHLRIWVAERLIEASGAANLSGATWMVYFARALGANIGRRVDLHTLPPVTGMIELGEGCSIEPETDLSGYWIDGDVIHVGSIHIGAGASVGARSTLFPGARIGAHAEVAPGSAVTGKVTAGQRWAGSPAVKVGKAVHPWPEDRPPRSSRWVPIYGLTSLAVAAMPLLALAAGLVLLGWWIRDADDLGAAALKALPMLPAATVLTLVVFAGMTVVAVRLLGLGLRGGYHPVRSRIGWQAWSTERLMDSARTFLFPLYASLLTPLWLRLLGAKVGKNTEISTALVLPKYTTVADGAFLADDTMVGSYELGGGWLRIEPAKIGKRAFLGNSGMTGPGRTVPKNGLVAVLSATPDKKGKSGSSWLGSPPVRLRRSATEAAASRTFDPPTRLRVARAIIETCRLIPMIVTFGIGLGVLVALEAFAGSLGFVWAALLSGLVLLVAGAVAGAVAAAAKWIVVGRIGVVEHPLWSSFVWRNEVSDAFVETVAAPWFARAATGTAVLNLWLRAMGASIGRGVWCETYWLPEADLVTLGDGATVSRGCVVQTHLFHDRIMSMDTVTLGAGATLGPHSVALPASAIGPGATVGPASLVMRGDRVPDSTRWQGNPIAPRPEHGR from the coding sequence TTGTCTGCCCCCACGCGTCTCGACCCGTTCACCGCCGGTGACCTCGCACCCGCGCAGCGGACCCTCATCGACATCCTCACCGACACCGCAGGACACCACCCGGACGCGCCCGCGATCGACGACGGTGAAGTCGCGCTGAGCTACGGCGAACTGATCGAACGGATCACCGCGGGCGCCCGCGACCTGGCCGCCCGCGGTGTCCAGCCGGGTGACCGGGTCGGCATCCGGATGCCATCGGGCTCGCGGGAGCTGTACCTGGCGATCCTGTCCGTTCTCGCCGCCGGCGCCGCGTACGTCCCGGTCGACGCGGACGACCCACCGGAGCGGGCCGAGCTGGTGTTCGGCGAGTCCGCCGTGACGGCGGTCGTCACCGCCGACGGCATCGACACCGCGACCGGTATTCAGCTTTCTGACCTCGGTGCGGTGGAGTTCCAGGCGCCGGAGCCGTCGGACGACGCGTGGATCATCTTCACCTCCGGGTCCACCGGCACCCCGAAAGGGGTGGCCGTCACGCACCGAAATGCCGCGGCCTTCGTGGACGCCGAGGCGAGGCTGTTCGTGCGCGACGCCCCGCTCGGGCCCGGCGACCGGGTGCTGGCAGGACTGTCGGTGGCGTTCGACGCATCGTGTGAAGAGATGTGGCTGGCGTGGCGGCACGGCGCCTGCCTGGTCCCGGCGCCCCGCTCGCTGGTGCGCACCGGCATGGATCTCGGCCCGTGGCTGGTCTCGCGGGCGATCACCGTCGTCTCCACGGTCCCGACGCTGGCCGCGCTGTGGCCGCCGGAGGCGCTCGACTCCGTCCGGTTACTGATATTCGGGGGCGAGGCCTGCCCGCCCGAGCTGGCACAGCGGCTGGCCGTCGACGGACGGGAGGTGTGGAACACCTACGGGCCCACCGAAGCCACCGTGGTCGCCTGCGCCGCACGGATGACCGGGACCGGCCCGGTGCGCATCGGGCTGCCTCTCGACGGGTGGGACCTCGCCGTCGTCGGCGCGGGCGGCCGTCCCGTCGCCGAGGGAGAAATTGGGGAGCTCGTGATCGGCGGGGTCGGTCTGGCCCGCTACCTGGACCCGGCCAAGGACGCCGAGAAGTACGCGCCGATGCCCTCGCTCGGCTGGGACCGCGCCTACCGCAGCGGGGATCTGGTGCGACTGGACCGCGCGGGACTGGTGTTTCAGGGGCGCGCCGATGATCAGGTCAAGCTGGGTGGGCGGCGCATCGAACTCGGCGAGGTCGATGCCGCACTGCAGGCACTCCCCGGAGTTGCCGGGGCGGCGGCCGCGGTGCGCAGCACCGAATCCGGCACCGCGCTGCTGATCGGCTATCTCGCCGCACCACCAGAGTTCGACCTGAATCAGGCCCGGACACACCTCGCGGAACGGCTCCCGGCCGCGCTCGTGCCCCGGCTTACCCGGGTCGACGAGTTACCCACCCGCACCTCCGGCAAGGTCGACCGGAATGCACTGCCGTGGCCGCTGCCCGGAACGGAGACACCGGACGCGCAGGAGCTGGGTCTGGGCGGAACCGCGGGATGGATCGCCGGGCTCTGGACCCGGATCCTCGGCGCCGCGGTCGGCGGCGCCGATGATGACTTCTTCGCGATCGGTGGGGGCTCGTTGAGCGCGGCGCAGCTGGTCAGTGCCCTTCGCGAACGCTTCCCCGAGGTGACCGTCGCGCAGCTCTACGATCACCCGCGTCTCGGTTCGCTCGCAGAATTCCTCGACGAACTCGCACCCACCGTTGCCGCCACACCGCGTGTCGTCGCCCCGACGCCGCGGCGCATCCAGTGGGCGCAGATCGCCGCGACCGTGCCGCTGACCACCCTGACCGGGCTGCAGTGGGTCACCTGGCTGGCGGTCGCGAACAACATCCTGGCCTGGTTCGTGTCGGTCAGCTGGGCGCCGACATTGTCGTGGTGGCCGGTGCTGGTGATGTTCGCCCTGTTCATCACCCCGGTCGGTCGGATGGTGATCGCCGCGACTGGTGCCAGGGTGCTGCTGCGCACGCTGCGACCGGGCACTTACCCGCGCGGCGGGTCCGAACACCTCCGTATCTGGGTTGCCGAGCGGCTGATCGAGGCGAGTGGGGCGGCGAACCTGTCCGGCGCCACGTGGATGGTGTACTTCGCGCGGGCGCTCGGCGCGAACATCGGGCGGCGGGTGGACCTGCACACCCTGCCTCCGGTCACCGGGATGATCGAACTCGGTGAGGGCTGCTCGATCGAACCCGAGACGGATCTGTCCGGGTACTGGATCGACGGCGACGTCATCCACGTCGGATCGATCCACATCGGGGCGGGGGCTTCGGTCGGTGCCCGCTCGACCCTGTTTCCCGGCGCCCGCATCGGGGCGCACGCGGAGGTGGCACCGGGGTCCGCGGTCACCGGGAAAGTCACGGCAGGTCAGCGGTGGGCGGGCTCGCCGGCGGTCAAGGTCGGCAAGGCGGTGCACCCGTGGCCGGAGGACCGGCCGCCCCGGTCCTCCCGGTGGGTGCCCATCTACGGCCTGACCTCCCTCGCGGTCGCGGCGATGCCACTGCTCGCGCTGGCCGCGGGTCTGGTGCTGCTCGGGTGGTGGATCCGTGACGCCGACGACCTCGGCGCGGCCGCCCTCAAGGCGCTGCCGATGCTGCCGGCCGCGACCGTCCTCACCCTGGTCGTGTTCGCGGGCATGACCGTCGTCGCGGTCCGCCTGCTCGGGCTCGGTCTGCGCGGCGGCTATCACCCGGTGCGCAGCCGGATCGGCTGGCAGGCATGGTCCACCGAACGGCTGATGGACTCAGCCCGCACCTTCCTGTTCCCGCTGTACGCCAGCCTGCTGACCCCGCTCTGGTTGCGGCTGCTCGGCGCCAAGGTCGGCAAGAACACCGAAATCTCCACGGCACTGGTCCTCCCGAAGTACACCACCGTCGCGGACGGTGCGTTCCTCGCCGACGACACCATGGTCGGCAGCTACGAACTCGGCGGCGGCTGGCTGCGCATCGAGCCCGCCAAGATCGGCAAACGCGCATTTCTCGGCAACTCCGGCATGACCGGCCCCGGGCGCACCGTGCCGAAGAACGGTCTGGTCGCGGTGCTCTCGGCCACCCCGGACAAGAAGGGCAAATCCGGTTCGTCCTGGCTGGGTAGCCCACCGGTCCGGTTGCGCCGTTCGGCCACCGAGGCCGCGGCCTCGCGCACCTTCGATCCCCCGACCCGCCTGCGGGTCGCCCGGGCGATCATCGAAACCTGCCGGCTGATCCCGATGATCGTCACGTTCGGGATCGGGCTCGGTGTTCTGGTCGCTCTCGAGGCGTTCGCCGGCAGCCTTGGTTTCGTGTGGGCAGCACTGCTGTCCGGGCTCGTTCTCCTCGTTGCGGGTGCCGTTGCCGGCGCCGTCGCGGCGGCCGCCAAGTGGATCGTCGTGGGCCGCATCGGCGTCGTCGAGCACCCGTTGTGGAGCTCGTTCGTCTGGCGCAACGAGGTGTCCGACGCCTTCGTCGAAACGGTCGCCGCACCCTGGTTCGCCCGCGCCGCCACCGGTACCGCCGTGCTGAACCTGTGGCTGCGGGCGATGGGCGCGTCAATCGGGCGCGGCGTCTGGTGCGAGACGTACTGGCTGCCCGAGGCGGACCTGGTCACCCTCGGTGACGGTGCGACCGTGAGCCGCGGCTGCGTCGTGCAGACCCACCTGTTCCACGACCGAATCATGAGCATGGACACCGTCACCCTCGGCGCCGGCGCCACCCTCGGCCCGCACAGCGTGGCACTGCCCGCCTCGGCCATCGGCCCCGGCGCCACCGTCGGGCCGGCGTCTCTGGTGATGCGTGGGGACCGCGTGCCCGACTCGACCCGCTGGCAGGGCAACCCCATCGCACCCCGGCCCGAACACGGCCGATAA
- a CDS encoding response regulator transcription factor, with the protein MNPFSIPAAAPACVVLVHADVKQRLVDRIRTAGVRALDVAVLDLRPQRRQAPDAVRTLRATRFEGAVVVIDQRRSSQERIAALEAGADDVLDVQMGEEELVARIRAVLRRAQSRPQPTPNAQVLSLNWGCKTVEHHGLRRTLTQTEFNLMVVLTINAGRIVLRRHLLLIVWGVASDSRAKKVLNTYIFSLRRKLASIGAPHAVQTIRGVGFSLHGAASTTERSPAETPSSS; encoded by the coding sequence GTGAACCCATTCAGCATCCCGGCCGCAGCCCCTGCGTGCGTGGTGCTCGTCCATGCTGATGTGAAACAACGCCTCGTCGACCGCATTCGAACCGCCGGTGTCCGCGCTCTCGATGTGGCCGTCCTCGACCTACGACCGCAACGACGTCAAGCACCTGACGCCGTCCGAACTCTGCGGGCTACCCGATTCGAGGGGGCGGTCGTCGTGATCGATCAGCGTCGGTCCAGCCAGGAGCGGATCGCCGCTCTCGAGGCGGGCGCCGATGACGTCCTGGACGTGCAGATGGGCGAGGAGGAACTCGTTGCACGGATTCGCGCGGTACTGCGCCGCGCACAATCCAGACCGCAACCGACGCCGAATGCGCAGGTCCTGTCCTTGAACTGGGGGTGTAAAACCGTCGAACACCACGGGCTGCGCAGGACCCTCACCCAGACGGAATTCAACCTCATGGTCGTGCTGACCATCAATGCCGGCCGCATTGTTCTGCGCCGGCATCTCCTCCTGATCGTGTGGGGCGTCGCGAGTGACTCGAGGGCGAAGAAGGTCCTCAACACCTATATTTTCTCGCTCCGCCGGAAGTTGGCGTCGATCGGGGCGCCCCACGCAGTCCAGACGATCCGCGGCGTGGGTTTCTCCCTGCACGGTGCGGCCTCAACGACCGAACGTAGTCCCGCCGAAACCCCCTCTTCTTCCTGA
- a CDS encoding three-helix bundle dimerization domain-containing protein: MNSAEEARQISQVTTRLLTKFPTASREAVGTAVEEAAAHFTSGRIRDFVPLLIERAATAKLAALIET; the protein is encoded by the coding sequence ATGAATTCCGCGGAAGAAGCACGCCAGATCTCGCAGGTCACCACGCGGCTGCTTACGAAGTTCCCGACCGCATCGCGGGAGGCAGTCGGAACCGCCGTGGAAGAAGCGGCCGCCCACTTCACGAGCGGGCGCATTCGAGATTTCGTTCCGTTGCTCATCGAGCGGGCGGCGACCGCCAAGCTCGCCGCGTTGATCGAGACATGA
- a CDS encoding MarR family winged helix-turn-helix transcriptional regulator: MPASTTPPESLLRNPTFVIAELHRVGREDLEGVLAAEGLSLRTHWILCCLEEPGELSQKQVAEVLGVDRSDMVRLLDDLEERGFVARAKNAKDRRKHVLSLTKSGRQVRERSEELTRKAFDQLYGNLSAKERQSLQRLVLKALGLPKKYADPPT; this comes from the coding sequence ATGCCTGCATCCACGACGCCGCCGGAGAGCCTGCTGCGGAACCCCACCTTCGTGATCGCGGAGCTGCATCGGGTGGGGCGTGAGGACCTCGAGGGCGTGCTGGCGGCCGAGGGGCTGAGCCTTCGGACCCATTGGATCCTCTGCTGTCTGGAAGAGCCGGGTGAGCTGTCCCAGAAGCAGGTCGCCGAGGTTCTGGGCGTCGATCGCAGCGACATGGTGCGACTGCTCGACGACCTCGAGGAACGCGGGTTCGTGGCACGTGCCAAGAACGCCAAGGATCGGCGCAAGCATGTGCTGTCGTTGACGAAGTCCGGCCGGCAGGTGCGGGAGCGGAGCGAGGAGTTGACCCGGAAGGCGTTCGATCAGCTCTACGGCAATCTCTCGGCGAAGGAACGCCAGAGCTTGCAGCGTCTGGTCCTGAAGGCGCTGGGCCTACCGAAGAAGTACGCCGACCCACCCACTTAG
- a CDS encoding SixA phosphatase family protein encodes MFVLVRHAHAGDKTGWPGRDADRPLSTLGYWQARGLVAALNGIDIRALFASPATRCHQTLLPLAAARGLRIDDHPLLTVGAPPDELLAVLEAPEADGAVFCTHGEVLDALAEFGRAQGSTGVPPAAATAKGGAWIVDRGAGPAPTLRYLAPTPTC; translated from the coding sequence ATGTTCGTCCTGGTCCGTCACGCCCACGCGGGCGACAAGACAGGGTGGCCCGGCCGTGATGCCGACCGCCCGCTGAGCACCCTCGGGTATTGGCAGGCCCGCGGCCTCGTCGCCGCGCTGAACGGCATCGACATCCGGGCCCTGTTCGCCAGTCCCGCCACCCGCTGCCATCAGACCCTGCTGCCGCTCGCCGCGGCGCGCGGGCTGCGCATCGACGATCACCCGCTGCTGACCGTGGGCGCACCGCCCGACGAACTGCTCGCGGTGCTGGAGGCGCCGGAGGCCGACGGGGCGGTCTTCTGTACCCATGGTGAGGTCCTCGATGCCCTGGCCGAGTTCGGGCGGGCGCAAGGATCGACGGGTGTGCCCCCGGCGGCGGCGACCGCGAAGGGCGGGGCCTGGATCGTCGACCGCGGCGCCGGTCCGGCCCCGACACTGCGCTACCTCGCGCCTACCCCCACCTGCTGA
- a CDS encoding TetR/AcrR family transcriptional regulator, with translation MADNIAPGVPVIGRPRARARIPYAEATRSLLHQSILDAMGDLLRTKDWSEITMTHVAASAGVSRQTLYNEFQSRHGLAQGYALRLTDSFVEALDEAVYTNTGDMHGALLGGFSRFFAESGSDPLVQSLLTGDPKPDLLRLITVESAPLIERASGRLSTTFGHSWVQASTERAMVLAKAIARLAISYISMPPDSYGDVAEDMAKLLTPYVLASTPVVE, from the coding sequence ATGGCTGACAACATTGCTCCGGGTGTGCCGGTGATCGGACGTCCCCGCGCACGCGCTCGTATTCCCTACGCGGAGGCAACCCGGTCGTTGTTGCATCAGTCGATACTCGATGCGATGGGGGACTTGCTGCGAACCAAGGATTGGTCCGAAATCACCATGACTCACGTCGCCGCGTCGGCAGGAGTGAGTCGTCAAACCCTGTACAACGAGTTTCAGTCGCGCCATGGTCTCGCTCAAGGCTACGCACTGCGGCTGACCGACAGTTTCGTGGAGGCACTCGACGAAGCCGTCTATACGAACACGGGTGACATGCACGGAGCATTGCTCGGGGGATTCTCGAGATTCTTTGCTGAGAGCGGTTCCGATCCCTTGGTGCAATCTTTGCTCACTGGTGATCCGAAACCAGACTTGCTGCGTCTGATCACCGTCGAGAGCGCCCCCCTCATCGAACGCGCAAGCGGGCGTCTGAGCACCACATTCGGACACAGTTGGGTGCAGGCGTCCACGGAGCGTGCCATGGTCCTCGCCAAGGCCATCGCACGGCTTGCGATTAGCTATATTTCGATGCCTCCGGACTCCTACGGCGATGTGGCCGAAGACATGGCCAAGCTCTTGACGCCTTATGTCCTTGCATCCACGCCAGTGGTGGAATGA
- the phoU gene encoding phosphate signaling complex protein PhoU — protein MRQHFSGQLENMRTDLTDLCSLTETAIDHATRALLDTDLGASEACADVDTEIGYRAQEIDHRALTLIALQAPVAQDLRALISGIHNIADLRRMGSLAAHVAEVARLHFPAPVVPGELRGVISEMGVAAKAQAAAATEVLRDRDCERALELIRADDRTDALLRELFAVTKSDDWPYGAASAVNITLLGRFYERFCDHTVEIGRNVIFVVTGDFPVA, from the coding sequence ATGCGGCAACATTTCTCTGGGCAGCTCGAGAACATGAGAACGGATCTCACCGATCTGTGTTCGTTGACCGAAACCGCGATCGATCACGCAACACGGGCACTGCTCGATACCGACCTGGGTGCGTCGGAAGCATGCGCCGACGTCGATACCGAGATCGGTTACCGGGCCCAGGAGATCGATCACCGGGCCCTGACACTGATAGCCCTTCAGGCGCCGGTCGCGCAGGATCTGCGCGCTCTGATCAGCGGCATCCACAACATCGCCGATCTGCGGCGGATGGGCAGCCTAGCGGCGCATGTCGCCGAGGTGGCGAGGTTGCACTTCCCCGCCCCGGTCGTCCCCGGTGAGCTTCGGGGTGTCATCTCGGAGATGGGTGTGGCAGCGAAGGCGCAGGCTGCGGCGGCCACCGAGGTACTGCGTGACCGCGACTGCGAGCGGGCGTTGGAACTGATCAGGGCAGATGATCGGACCGATGCTCTGCTTCGCGAGTTGTTCGCGGTCACCAAGAGTGACGACTGGCCGTACGGGGCGGCATCGGCGGTGAACATCACGCTGCTGGGGCGCTTTTACGAACGCTTCTGTGATCACACCGTGGAGATCGGTCGTAACGTCATTTTCGTGGTGACGGGAGACTTTCCCGTGGCGTGA
- a CDS encoding three-helix bundle dimerization domain-containing protein, which yields MTNDEELLHIERVIDRLDTRYPDIARESIEEVVRSAHAHFVNGKVRDFVPLLVERAARERIQGLVSS from the coding sequence ATGACGAACGATGAAGAGCTGCTCCACATCGAACGAGTCATCGATCGCCTCGATACGCGTTACCCGGACATCGCCCGGGAGAGCATCGAGGAGGTCGTGCGCTCCGCGCATGCGCATTTCGTGAACGGGAAGGTGCGCGACTTCGTTCCCCTGCTCGTCGAACGGGCTGCCCGCGAGAGGATCCAGGGGCTGGTGTCGTCGTAG
- a CDS encoding DUF3349 domain-containing protein, which produces MRVVVWLRSFVGWLRAGYPQTGDPHGYIPLVALCGAALTDEQVEQVAVMVDKIGAGPVEDVDIRVAITNLSHEMPTDSELRRVRDRLTARRVRPATGEDLPPPSLR; this is translated from the coding sequence ATGCGGGTGGTGGTCTGGCTCAGGTCGTTCGTGGGGTGGCTGCGTGCCGGCTACCCGCAGACGGGCGACCCACACGGCTACATCCCGTTGGTGGCCCTCTGCGGGGCCGCGTTGACCGACGAGCAGGTCGAGCAGGTCGCGGTGATGGTCGACAAGATCGGTGCCGGCCCGGTCGAGGACGTCGACATCAGAGTCGCGATCACCAACCTCTCCCATGAGATGCCTACGGACAGCGAACTGCGGCGGGTGCGCGATCGGCTGACCGCTCGCCGAGTACGACCGGCCACGGGTGAGGACTTGCCACCCCCGAGTCTGCGGTGA
- a CDS encoding DUF6328 family protein — protein MDSAEDRDDAAWNRRVRNETDTQRLDRNWNNLLQELRVAQTGVQLLTGFLLTLPFHQRFEELSGAQEVIYLVTVALSVTATMMLVAPVGIHRLLFRQHALPTLVATGQRLAIGGIAVLGFALVGVVLLIFSFVVDMTTGIIAAAAAMLMFFGLWILPALRSRCSTDDDQAPETV, from the coding sequence ATGGACAGCGCAGAGGACCGGGACGACGCCGCATGGAACCGCCGAGTCCGCAACGAAACCGACACCCAGCGACTCGACCGCAACTGGAACAACCTGCTGCAGGAACTCCGTGTCGCGCAGACCGGTGTTCAACTTCTGACCGGATTCTTGCTGACCCTGCCCTTCCATCAGCGTTTCGAGGAGCTGTCGGGCGCTCAGGAAGTGATCTACCTCGTGACCGTCGCCCTGTCGGTGACCGCGACGATGATGCTGGTCGCGCCGGTCGGCATCCACCGGCTGCTGTTCCGCCAGCATGCCCTTCCCACCCTCGTCGCAACCGGACAGCGACTGGCGATCGGCGGCATCGCCGTCCTGGGGTTCGCCCTCGTCGGCGTGGTCCTGCTGATCTTCAGCTTCGTGGTCGACATGACCACCGGGATCATCGCGGCCGCAGCGGCGATGCTGATGTTCTTCGGCCTCTGGATCCTGCCGGCCCTGCGCAGCCGTTGCTCCACCGACGATGACCAGGCACCTGAGACGGTGTGA
- a CDS encoding CYTH and CHAD domain-containing protein produces the protein MVSTQREREDKYDVGLHFMLPDLGGLVPAGGRIEAGAANLSSVYYDTDDRDLLRQHVTLRRRTGDTDGGWQLKVPADKARTELTLPPADREAVPDELATLVTGVALGKPLHEVAALSTVRRTQRLLDRGEQLLAEVADDLVHATVAGDVAVVSEWREVDVELGDGGGKSRRAKVATKVGKCLTKAGARPSPHASKLDRALAANQHARAADARATAERVLTEYLDAQVQAIVAGDVWLRRGLDPIHSTRVGIRRFRSTLRVFGKLLDPTAGAKLDAELSWYAGVLGEVRDRQVQRQRFAEKVADLPGELVMGPVAARIEGDLLAEQHRHRGHAMEAIDSDRYRALMATLAQWRTDPPFTTPADSRSVRKATRKAGRKANKRLTTAVADTDDAALHRARKAAKRARYAAELARPVLGKKKSKKKAAKYKKIQTVLGEHQDSVVAAETLRTLGARAGSTPGENGFAFGLLYGLELQAAQRARADATRLVS, from the coding sequence ATGGTGTCGACGCAGCGCGAGCGGGAAGACAAGTACGACGTGGGCCTGCATTTCATGCTGCCGGATCTGGGAGGGCTGGTTCCCGCCGGTGGGCGGATCGAGGCCGGCGCGGCGAACCTGAGCAGTGTCTACTACGACACCGACGACCGGGACCTGCTCCGCCAGCACGTCACGCTGCGTCGGCGCACCGGTGACACGGACGGCGGGTGGCAATTGAAGGTCCCCGCCGACAAGGCCCGCACCGAGCTGACACTACCGCCCGCCGATAGGGAGGCGGTTCCCGACGAGCTGGCCACCCTGGTCACCGGGGTCGCTCTGGGTAAACCCCTGCACGAGGTGGCGGCGCTGTCCACCGTGCGGCGCACCCAACGCCTGCTCGACCGGGGCGAGCAGCTTCTCGCGGAGGTGGCCGACGACCTGGTGCACGCCACCGTCGCCGGGGACGTCGCCGTGGTCAGCGAATGGCGGGAAGTGGACGTCGAACTCGGCGATGGCGGCGGGAAGTCCCGGCGCGCCAAGGTGGCGACCAAGGTCGGCAAATGCCTCACCAAGGCCGGTGCCAGGCCGTCACCGCACGCGTCGAAGCTCGATCGCGCGCTCGCCGCCAACCAGCACGCACGCGCCGCCGACGCAAGGGCCACGGCGGAACGGGTGCTCACCGAGTACCTCGACGCCCAGGTCCAGGCGATCGTGGCCGGCGACGTGTGGCTTCGCCGCGGGCTGGACCCGATCCATTCCACCCGGGTCGGTATTCGACGGTTCCGCAGCACCCTGCGCGTGTTCGGCAAACTCCTGGACCCCACGGCTGGAGCGAAGCTCGACGCCGAGTTGTCCTGGTACGCCGGTGTGCTCGGTGAGGTGCGGGACCGGCAGGTGCAACGGCAGCGGTTCGCGGAGAAGGTGGCCGACCTGCCGGGCGAGCTGGTGATGGGACCGGTCGCCGCCCGCATCGAGGGCGATCTGCTCGCCGAGCAACACCGCCACCGCGGCCACGCGATGGAGGCCATCGACAGCGACCGCTACCGGGCGCTGATGGCCACCTTGGCGCAGTGGCGAACCGACCCACCGTTCACCACGCCGGCCGATTCGCGTTCCGTCCGCAAGGCGACACGCAAGGCCGGGCGCAAGGCAAACAAGAGACTGACCACCGCGGTCGCCGACACCGACGACGCGGCGCTGCATCGGGCGCGCAAGGCCGCCAAGCGGGCCCGCTACGCCGCCGAACTCGCCAGACCGGTCCTCGGTAAGAAGAAGTCCAAAAAGAAGGCCGCAAAGTACAAGAAGATCCAGACGGTACTGGGCGAGCACCAGGACTCCGTCGTGGCCGCCGAGACCCTCCGCACGCTCGGCGCCCGCGCCGGATCCACACCGGGCGAGAACGGGTTCGCGTTCGGGCTGCTGTACGGGCTCGAACTGCAGGCAGCCCAGCGGGCGCGAGCGGACGCCACGCGCCTCGTGAGCTGA